CTGTTCTCAGTGAAGTCATGGAATACTCATTACCCAAGCTGTTGGAGAAACTTCAAATTAATCATGAGGAGGTAAGAGTGAAACATTCATGAAACGTTTTGTAAAAGAAGAGGCGTTCTATCGTCACATTTATTCAAgtaaatttcctttttattggAGTCattccaagtaaaaaaaaaaaaatgacttcaCTCTTTGACCTCTTATTTTGTAAATGGCCCCTTAGCTTGTGGACCTTTGTATTTTGCTGGGCTGCGACTACTGCGACAAGATCCCTGGTTTAGGTCCCAAGAGAGCTCTGACGCTGATCCAGAACCATCGTACTATTGAGAATGTGGTTTTGCACATCAATAGAAAAGTAAGACATAAGGTTTCTTGTTGTGATCTTCACCTTGTTATAAAAATAGTTCTAAAAAATCTAATCTATTCACTTATTTCCAGACCCATCCTGTACCACAATTCTGGAAATACAAAGAGGCAAGGAAGATCTTCTTGGATGCAACAGAAACTACAGTTCCTGAATTAGTTTGGACCGAGCCAGATGAAGAAGCCGTGGTTGGCTTCCTCTGTCACACCAAACATGTCAAGTACGTATTCGTGAAGCTTGTTTTCCTTTTGATATGGATCCAAATGACTGTGGATCCATTGGATTCCAGCTTACACAAGACCCATTTGcctctgtatatttttttaggGAGGAGAGGATCCGTCATCGCATGAAGACATTTCATAAAAATCGAGAAAATAGGCGGGAGAAGAGGAAAATGGAGAAGGCAGCAGGATATTCCAGGCAGACTCGCATGGAGAACTTCTTCAGAATTACTAGAAAGAGAGAACAGGTGAGGAGAGCAAAATAGggaaaataaatcaacaaacGTGCATGAACATTAAAGTGTTAGGCTTCACTACTTCATCAACCTTACTCATCCCCAAACATTATTGTAAATGTGTTTGGAGCTTTTTTACAATAGTTCCTACGTGTTTCTGTGATAAACTGAAGAAGAAATGaaagtgttttattattttctgttttctttaaaaaaaaaaaaaatcattttcacaACTTCTGTGGTAATTTACTCTGACATGCTGGGTATCAGCTTTTGACAAAACGCTGACTGATGGTGGCCCATTCTTGTCTTCTAAGTGCTTGGAGTTGATCATAGTTCATTGTCTTCTGTCTCTCCACCTGCATCTTGAGAGCTGACCGCAGGTTCTTAGTAGGGTTAAGATTTGGGGCGTTCCTGACCACAGGTCCAAAATTTTAACATTGTGACCTTTAAACCTTatctttatcatttttgccTTGTGACATTGTGCTGCATCAATGTTGAAAGCACAGATCATCACAGAATTGTTCCTGGATTGTTTCAGAAGGTTGCTCATGTGAGACATTTTTGATCCCACAGCGAAGAAGCCCACTGCCTTGGAAGAAGAGCAACCCTATAAATGGATTGTAATCAGGATGCTTCGCTGTTGGCACACCACCCCTTTACTTTGCTGTACAAACAATTTTTCAGATGTCCTAAACAATTGGGAGAATTCATCAGAGACTTTGCCGCAGTCTACTGCTGTCCGTCTGTCCGCCACCTGCAGAATTTcagtctgtctttgatgttttcctTCCAGAAGTGATTTCTTTGCTGCCCTTCTTGTCCGTAGCCGAACTCCAAAGGTTTTTGCCTAACTGTGTGCCGATGCACTCACATCCACTTGCTGCCAGACTTGAGCAAGCTTTGCCCTGGTGGCATTAAAACTCAGTATCACACTCCtcagaagatgatgatgaaaacAGTTCTACCTGCTGAACTATTCTGTTTCCTACATATGAGCTAATTTTGATTCAGATTAGTGGTGACCATTGCTAACACAGGCAATGGTTCCTAACACGTCCGGCCCTCTTCTATAACAATCAGCCTGCTGATTAGATATAGTCAGTTTAACCAGACAGTTTCTCAACTTTATATATGCTGAAGACATGTCTGTGCTGAAATGTTAGCTGATCATTTAATGCCATAAATATACAATAAAGTAAACATTTTAAGCCAATAAAGGTCTTTGCTAGGAATCAACACATCTGACTCAGAATAATGTAAAAACGGTGTGAAGAGTCTTCACGAAAAAGGTGGTTAAGGGGATTGCAAAACACATTGGTGTCACTTCCTCTATGTTTGGTCATGATTGTGATTATGCTTAGATACTTTTTTTTCAGTGATTCAGATCTGCTATTTTGATttgtctaaacatttgttttttctcttctattTCCCACAGCCGGTGGAAGCACCATCCTCCTTAGGTGACAGCAACAAGAGACCAAGATCAAAATAAGTCAGCCTTTACGTTAACCTTTTGGAAGGTTAGCTTTCAATAATCTGCCTGCTTACATCAAAATAGTTACAATAATAATGTCAGTTTAAGTGTCGGTTTGCCGGATCTGTAACGCAACCTTAATATGGTGCTCAGAGGTAAATAATCTGTACAAAAATCATCaagctgcatttttttatggtaacagatgtttatttctattcTGTCCAATAATTCTGAAAGTAAATTCAAGCAGCTGCTGGTTGATAACAGTTGTGCGGTTAAAAAAATGACTGCTTTGATTAAAAAGCTTGTTTTTGATCAAATTAGAAGAAACGCCACTGAGAATCATGGAAATATATTGGCCACAGCCCTTCATCCCTTCACTGGAACACTATTGCCTTTGACAGTACATATTATATTGTGTCATTGTGTGCACACGGGTTCAGAACAATGCGATCCGGTTTTTAGTGTTGGTGCATCAAGCAGTTTCCTGTGGAGTTTGTGagacgagcagagcaggaggtGTACGGCCATGAAAGAGAACAGAGTGATCTCTGTCAGGGAGGCCAAAACTAGGGACAGGCGATGCCTCTTCTCTGGATATTCAGTCAGCACCTGTTGTCTAACAGGGGCCAAGACAGAAACCCAAGGCttgaattttaaaatgtgcaCTTTGTTGCTTTAAAGAGAAAGTGAGATAACTAAGTCCAAGTGAAAAAGATATTTTGAAGAAAAGTGTaaaacctgtttttgttttatttgttgtttttatgtaatattgtttttcttttaaaattaaaattcagtTGTACTtgtttgtgctgtgtttttgttcctGACAGGAATTCTATTAACAGGTATATCTTGGGACCATTTCCTACAGAATGCTAGAcgttttgttaaatatttaagcatgggattttatttaagatacaattttaataaacacattgaataaaaacatttaagtataTTAATGTGCCaataatgtattaaatacacaaatatcAAGATCAAATAATTCACATTTCAAATTATCATGTGCTAAATCAGATATATTTTGTCAGTGtttaatattttgatatttccTGAGCTTCGGGTCATCATTAAAGAATTTAAACTATCTTTAAATATACACTTAGATCTAATTGGGTAACCTGTGTATCAAATCAATTACCAACCAATTATTGGACATAGCAGTCATAGCCCCAAGCAGTGACTTTGAGTTaaacagacataaaataattgttttaacagatgactgtaaaatgacaaatgtgGACATTATTGTGTATGCTTTCAAACcaaaatgaatacaaattatGATgcattttctgttaatttataAATCAGAATTgtgtttattgtcattatgcAGACATGAATATATACATAGCGAAATTTTGCATCACAGCTTCCATGGCATAAAAGAGTAAAACAGCAACACAATGTAACAAAAATGTAAGAATTGCAAGAAGTGCAATAAAGCAAAGTATAATATGCATAGCAATGACCAGCAGGGTACAGCATTATGCACAATCTATGTACTTGTGTTGAAGCTATAGGATTTTAATGGTATTACTCATCTAtaatgcaaaactttttttttcaaatattatattaatatttattatttacgaCTATAATTTTGTTGTCATCGTGGAAAAAAAGACAAGGCAGCATTCCAAACCAACAGATGGCGCAGGCTCTGGGGGAGGGGGTTGGGTTTGCCGACGTTTCAGTTACAGAAGAAGAAGTTTGTCAGTCGCCCAATCTGCTCGCTGGACCTCAGCAAGGTGTCTCCTCGTTCCCAGCCGTTAGACGCGGCGAGTCTTCCCCTAAGAAACGCACTCCGCTGCCGGGCTATTTGACCAAACTTCTCTCGGTGATACTAGCTGCCTTTTCCCCGACATGGCGACGAGTGCGAAGCGAAAGCAGGAGGAGACTCACCTAAAGATGCTCCGGGAAATGACTAGCCTGCCCGCGAATAGGAAATGCTTCGACTGTGATCAGCGCGGCCCGACTTATGTCAACATGACAGTGGGCTCCTTCGTCTGCACCACCTGCTCCGGGATCCTGTGAGTGTCCCTTTTAGCTCCAGCGTGTTATTTGTTGTTTACACCAACCGCCACGGAGCGACGAGGCGACGCTTTCGCCGTGAAGCTCCGGGAGGTCTGATACCGTTAGCTCATTAGCTATTGAGAAAGACAGGACAGGTAACGTTGACGCTCCCTCTGGTTCAGCCAGAGGCCGTTGGGCTGGGCTTTATGGTCCTGCAGGAGGCAGATTGGTTTGTTTACAGCTACTTCAGCATGATGAGATGCCTTGTTGTGCATGTGTGTAGGATCACTATTAGATGTCTCACTCACAGTGCATCTATGGTCAGGGTTAGCACGTATAACGTTGCTGCGAATTCCTGAAAACGTTCAGGTGTTTGGCTGATATATTAAAACTGGATGTTGGAGATCATCTTATTTACCTCCCAGATCCAGATGGAAAACACACAGCTCTATATGTGGGAAGGCTGGGTCGGTCTTTGAAATTAGAAAGCATCTGAAAAAGCAAGACCAGAGTAAAGGATGGAAAAGATGTTATCATCAGAAAATCATTGCTCGGATTTGAGTAATCGACTTGGTCtgcacataaaacacatttctgcTTATCCTGCTCTCTGTGCGTCACCTGGGGTTTACTCATGTGGTGGTGTCGCAAGCCACCATCCAGGCAGTGTTATAACTGTATAATGCTTTCAGCATTTCCCCTCTGTTTTGTAAGGTTGTAATGTGTGAATATCGCTGCACTGGACAAGACTGTCCACCTACCATCCTCTCAGTATTTCAAATGTGACGTTGATGCTAAAAATGTTTGTAGGAGCCTTAATATCCCAGTAGTATGACACTTAATGATAATAATCTGTTTCATTCATGACCTTTCCCCTTGACTCAGACTTAtgtagcacacacacacacacacacacacaaagggaCTGAATTATTCAGTGACAATCAGAGGGTTAGATTTTTTCTCCATATAAGGCAATCCCAGACAACACAGGCACGTGGTCTTAAACTCTTTTTCagtcttttgtgttttaatgtaatgtttGCCACATTTCTAGatgacaataaaacacattcataACAGGACTTAGAACATAACATGCAGTtgtggtcagaagtttacagAAACTCATCCAGGCTTGAATGTCATGATAATTGTGGGCATGTGGTTGTTCATGGTAAAATTACTACGCAgctgtatttttctttctaaaacaaGAATTAGGTGCACAATTTTAAGTTTAGTATACATTTTCTTGAATCCATGtagggtcaaaattatacatacggGCACAAAAATGTACACTTCTTTAATAAGAGGTGCTGAAGGTTGTTGAATGTCTTTTAACTTGCCGGGTCATGTTAACTGCTGAGACCAAAGCCCCTTTCACAAACACTTCAAGGTGGGATTAAGAAAAGTTATTAAACCATATCGACAAGGAAATAGTTTTAAGGAGTTAAGGTtaggctttcaaacctaagaatATCGTCCAAACTGTCAaccatagtggtggcagcatcatgccgtggGACTGTTTCACTGATGGCGGTATTGATGCATTGCACAGAGTGGATAAAAGAATGAAGAAGGACTACGTACAAATTCTTGTACTTCACCTCAAATCAGCAGCTAGATGATTGAAATCTGGACACAGTTGGGTGTTCCAACAAGGAAATGATCCTCTAGACACATCACAACTGGGTTTGCAATGGATACAGTAGGCCAACAGTAAGGCTTTGAAATGGCATTGCCATAGTCTGATAAAAGACTGATAAAATTGTTCATTCTGCTTACAAACCGGGTCCACGCCAAGAAAGCAACCAATTTCACATAACTCTGCCAAATCCACCAAGAATGGTGATCAAATATTCAGATTGGTAACGGTTTAACAAAAAGCTTGTGGTCGAGGTACCACTTCTGGTCAAATATTAGTGAAGATGTCTGTATGTATACACTGGACTGCATGGTGAATTaggttgcactgttgccttgtagcaagattGTCCTGGTTTTCTCTACATCAGGGGAGCCCAAAGTGTAGCCCGGGGGCCATTTGGAATAATTTGTGGCCCCTACCTGCAGTTCAGAAACAGTACAACTCTGGCCCTCCATCATAGGGCGCTGATGCAGATGGACACCTTGTGTCCTTTTGTTTTAGGATGAGGTTTTCAATGATAAATTTATATCTTCCTAAATGTACCAGCAACATTTTGTAGACAAACTGTACACCTTTCCTTTTATTAAGGCAAACATCTGTAAACATCTGGCATCCTTTTTCGAATCtacaataatttgtttttttctactatcttttatttaaattttgctaAATGTATTGCTGAGcagggaagaaagaaaaaaaattcacaaTAAAACTATCTAGCAATTTTTAATTGGAAACAAATATAGATTAAAGCCCCTGAGGACTTTTACCATGGTGATTTTGGCCTGTATGTTCTCCCTGTTTATGCATGgtgtgagaggtggggtacaccctgcacAGGTCACACATCACAGGgcaaaacagacacacacaggacaaacacccagacacgcacacacacacacacactcgtatctaagggcaatttggagagaccaattaacctaacgattacatttttggactgtgggaggaagtcagagaacccacacatccacagggagagcatgcaaaccacatgcagaaagaccccacaTGAAAATAATCTAAGAGGAAACCATTTGAAAATGTCACATAAAGAAACAATATACATTACAAACAGTCTAAAAATACAAAAGCTTAATCACGAGTTAGCTTTATAGTTTGTAATAATTTAAACTAAGTGTTATCCTCCGAGTTGGCAGGTACGTTGCACAGGTCCtaatcatttacatttattcaatttatttttttctgctcttctgctttaaaatacattgtttttatgatATGCTATGATAAAAAATTCCCAGTGATAATTATCATCTTACCACTGTTAGCTCCACAAGAGGATAactaaatgctgcatttgtgtAACTGGCTGGCGTCATTGCTGTGTACACCTGGACTACTTAATATAGTGATATTGTATTACCGTAGACTAATGGATATGGGGTGAGTTTATTTTTAGATCTGCCTTCATGGCGTTCCATTCGTTGGGATTTAAAGCTAACATGCCGAGCCTGCACTGAATGCAGATGGGTTTGATccaaagagtgtgtgtgtgtgtgtgtgtgtgtgtgtgtggtttgaTTCTTGTTTGGCTGTTTCATGTATGAACAGCCCTGAGTTGCTTCTGTTGTTCTCTAGCTAACGTAAAACTCATCCGCCCACAGGCGAGGACTGAATCCCCCACACAGAGTGAAGTCCATCTCTATGACCACATTCACACAGCAGGAAATAGAGTTCCTACAGAAACACGGCAACGAGGTACCCTGCACGTCTTCCCACCACGGTGTTTTTGGGTCCCTCATTCCTGTCCTTATTTTGATAGTTGTTACAATGACTCGCTGTCCTTAGTTAACTTAttcctctctctcttctttttgtgtcctCTACTTACCATCCCTTCCCCCTCCATCCACTTAACTATCTCTCACCTCTGTCCTGCCTTCTACCCCCTTCAATTCGTTCCCTacccttctctctctgctcaTTCCTGTGCCCCCCCTTGTAGGTCTGTAAACACATCTGGCTCGGCCTTTATGATGACAGGACATCAGTTGTTCCAGATTTCCGAGAACCACAGAAAGTAAAAGAGTTCCTTCAGGAGAAATACGAGAAGAAAAGATGGtaatttctcacattttgtcacattaccagAACACATTTAATGTACGTCTTAGACCAACACCAAGTTGGGCATCATTGTGAAATTGAAGGACagtaatacatggttttaaaatgttttaacgaatacaaatctgaaaagtgcaggGTACACTCTGATACCCGCTAATAACACCCAACCAATCGCCTTCAGAAGTCTCTTCATTTGTAAATGGAGTCCACTTGTTTAATCCGTCATTCAAAATGGAAATAATACTGTAAACTATAAACTGTAAACCTATCAAGACATGACTGGccacctaaactaacagacCAGCCAAGGATAGCATTACTCAGAGAAGCAGCCCAGAGGCTtctggtaactctgaaggagctgcagagatccacagctcaggtgagagacTGAAACATGAGaactattagttgtgctctGTACAAGTGCTGCCTTTGTGGAAGTGTGCTTAGAAAAGAAGTGGACGAATGAAAGCCATAAGAATTGAAAGTGTGCTTGAAGCCATCTAGGACACATCTCAAACATGTGTAAGAAGGGGATCTGGTCAGACGAGCCCAGATTACACTTTGTGGCCTCCATGCAAAATActgtgtggtgaaaaactaacactgcacattaccctaAGCACATCATCCCAATGgtaacacatggtggtggcagtatcaaactgtggggatgcttttctgtagtgtgaacagggaaactggtctggtcagttgatgagaagatggatggagacaaATACAGGACAGTCTTGAAAGAGAACCTGGTAGAGGCTGTAAAATCTTCACCTTCCATcaggacaacaatcctaaacatagtcctacaatggaatggtttaagtCATATAccctgctcaaaaaaataaagggaacacttaaacaacacaatataactccaagtaaatcaaacttgtgtgaaatcaaactgtccacttaggaagcaacactgattgacaatcaatttcactgttgttgtacaaatggaaaagacaacaggaggaaatctttggagattaacaagacacactcaataaaggagtggttctgcaggtggggaccacggaccacttctcagtaccgatgctttctggctgatgttttggtcacttttgaatgttggtggtgctttcacactcgtggtagcatgagacggactctacaacccacacaagtggctcaggtagtgcagctcatccaggatggcacatcaatgtgagctgtggcaagaaagtttgctgtgtctgtcagcgtagtgtccagagcctggaggcgctaccaggagacaggccagtacaccagcagacgtggaggaggctgtaggagggcaacaaccgagcagcaggaccactacctccacctttgtgcaaggaggaacaggaggagcactggcagagccctgcaaaatgacctccagcaggccacaaatgtgcaggtgtctgcacaaacggttagaaaccgactccatgaggatggtatgagggcccgacgtccacaaatgggggttgtggtcacagcccaacactgtgcaggacgcttggcatttgctagagaacaccaggattggtaaattggccactggtgccctgtgctcttcacagatgaaagcaggttcacactgagcacatgtgacagacgtgacagagtctggagacaccgtggagagcgatctgctgcctgcaatatccttcagcatgactggtttggcagtgggtcagtaatggtgtggggtggcatttctttccatgggctcgccagaggtagcctgactgccattaagtaccgagatgagatcctcagaccccttgtgagaccatatgctggtgcggttggcctgGATTCCTTCTAATGctggacaatgctagacctcatgtggctggagtgtgtcagcagttcctgcaagatgaagacattgaagctatggactggcccgcccgttacccagacctgaatccgattgagcacatctgagacatcatgtctcgctccatccaccaacgtcacgttgcaccacagactgtccaggagttggtggatgctttagtccaggtctgggaggagatccctcaggagaccatcctccatctcatcaggagcatgtccaggcgttgtagggaggtcatacagacacatggaggccacacacaatactgagcctcattttgacttgttttaaggacattacatcaaagttggatcagcctgtagtgtgtttttccactttaattttgtgtgtgactccaaatccaggcctccattggttaataaatttgatttccgttgatgatttttgtgtgattttgttgtcagcacattcaactttgtacagaacaaagtattcaatgagaatatttcattcattcagatctaggatgtgttatttgagtgttccttttatttttttgaactgTGGATATTCAAGTTTCAGTATGCCCTATTCAAAGGCCAAACCTAAatttaattgagaatctgtgggaagcCTTTAAAATTGCAGTTTACAGCAGTTCCATCCTATCACACTGAATTTGCTGGaaccattttgcaaagaagaatgggcaaaaaactTCAGGCTTTGGATGTGCACATCTGTTAGGAACACGCCCCAAAACACATCTGCAGCTGTGACCAGAGGGAAAAGTGGTTGTGCACCCCCCCACCTCCCACTCAGggggttaaaaacaaatacacaccatACTTTTCATTATTCTTTGGGCAAGAATGAAtgattttaatttaactttacAATGATGCTCTACATCATGtatgtctatcacataaacacaaatgctttgcAGCATGAAAAGCTTTAGACAGGGAGAAAGTCAAAGGTCCCAGGATGACTCAGAACCGCTGCGTTGTTAGCATCAGCTggaatgtgaaaaagtgttgAAGTCTAATTGTTAGCTTCCTTTGCCATAATCTTAACCATGTGTTTCAGTCTGACAGCACATCATCTCTACATTATCCACGTGTCTGTATATTTTCCTGCTGTATAGTTTGTAGAATGAAACAAcccattttaaagaaatatctgCGTATGAAAGACAGCAGAAGAATTTTctaaagaatttaaaaacatgaaacatccTCTGTCGCAGTAAAACGTTTTATTGATGTAATGCAATAAAAGTCAAAAAATCTGAGGAACACTTCTGTTGCTGGTGTTCCCTGAATGCTCAGGTATGTTCCTCCAGACCAGGCACGGGCAGTAGCAAGTGTTCAGGCCTCTGTGTCCGGCTCCTCAGCGAGCAGCACCGGGAGCACCCCAGAAGTCCAGCCCCTGAAAACCCTGCAACTCAACAAGACACCACTGCGCCAGGTAGGAATCCTCTCTGAGCTTCAACTGTCCAGTAAATCTCACATTCATCTGGGTTATAGTTGTCAggagacatttcacatttatctcCATGTCCCACGTTTCAGTCTCCGGGGCTAAGTCGCTCCCAGGCTCACAGCGCTGCCCAGGAGAAGAAGTTTGACTTGCTCTCGGACCTGGGTGGAGATATTTTTGCTGCTCCTCAAACTGCCCCCTCCACCAACTTTGCCAATTTTGCACATTTTCCAAGCCAGTCAGGTAAGTCTGTTTTTGACTGAGGTCGAGTAAAACATACTCCTTTGTTTTTCCATGACCCCATTCCTTTTCCATGTTATGGTTTCTTCCCATACGGCTGCAGCACGTCAGGGTAATTCAAACACCAACTTTGCCAACTTTGAAGCATTTGGAAACACTTCAATTTCATCACATCTGAGCACATCACCTCCCTCAAAGTCCTTTTCATCAGGTACCACCTTCCCCATCACCTTCATCCTGTCATCTTttccacacacactcattcctgTTCagtttgcttcatgttttttgttttagtttactgACTACCATCTATGCCAGTGACAGATATTAGTTTAATGAGCCAGTTTAGCTCGTTAAACTAAATGCTGAGTATCACACCCAGGCTTTCTGCCAGTTAGAAATACGGAAACCCCACAGAGCCCtctgtttttgtacatttatgtTGTGTTTATTTGGCTTTTGTGACAGTAATCGTTTTTGTTCAAAGGGGGAGGTGTGCCAATTCCCTCAGTGTCCAGTGCTGTTCCAGCTCAGTCCCAGACAGCGAAGTGCACAGAGGACCGCTATGCTGCGCTGGCCGAGTTGGACAATGAGCTGAGCTTCTCTGCCACCACAGGCAGCAGTGTGCAAGGGTGAGAGcctggcacacacacacaggtccaTCACATATGGATTTTTACACACGCCTCCTGCAGACTGGAAAACATACTACACAAACCGGACATCTTCAAgacctttcaaaagtattcataccccctaAACTTCTCCACACTTTACCATGTCACAACCGCAAACCTGAAgggattttattgggatttaatgtgattgaCCCACATAAAGTAGAGCAGGATTTGTGGGTTGgacagaaaatgatacatgatttagAAAACTTCTcaacagaaatctgaaaagaagtATTACACAGATT
This genomic interval from Girardinichthys multiradiatus isolate DD_20200921_A chromosome 6, DD_fGirMul_XY1, whole genome shotgun sequence contains the following:
- the zgc:110269 gene encoding probable flap endonuclease 1 homolog isoform X3, with the translated sequence MESLLWKRRLFWRGELRRPVGAPPKEREWVYIHTESSSQTNDAIELLKHIGVPVIQAPGDAEALCAKLVRVGVVDAVASEDMDTLPFGSNILIRQLNAKRDSEVMEYSLPKLLEKLQINHEELVDLCILLGCDYCDKIPGLGPKRALTLIQNHRTIENVVLHINRKTHPVPQFWKYKEARKIFLDATETTVPELVWTEPDEEAVVGFLCHTKHVKEERIRHRMKTFHKNRENRREKRKMEKAAGYSRQTRMENFFRITRKREQPVEAPSSLGDSNKRPRSK
- the zgc:110269 gene encoding probable flap endonuclease 1 homolog isoform X2 codes for the protein MGITKLADLIRSDAVSYKDISDYTGKVIAFDTSVVLNQFQAATPSLSPLTGVFFRTLTFLEHDIKPVFVFDGKPPVEKTPVLERRAQAAGWSPPKRTGMASSQTNDAIELLKHIGVPVIQAPGDAEALCAKLVRVGVVDAVASEDMDTLPFGSNILIRQLNAKRDSEVMEYSLPKLLEKLQINHEELVDLCILLGCDYCDKIPGLGPKRALTLIQNHRTIENVVLHINRKTHPVPQFWKYKEARKIFLDATETTVPELVWTEPDEEAVVGFLCHTKHVKEERIRHRMKTFHKNRENRREKRKMEKAAGYSRQTRMENFFRITRKREQPVEAPSSLGDSNKRPRSK
- the agfg1b gene encoding arf-GAP domain and FG repeat-containing protein 1b isoform X2 codes for the protein MATSAKRKQEETHLKMLREMTSLPANRKCFDCDQRGPTYVNMTVGSFVCTTCSGILRGLNPPHRVKSISMTTFTQQEIEFLQKHGNEVCKHIWLGLYDDRTSVVPDFREPQKVKEFLQEKYEKKRWYVPPDQARAVASVQASVSGSSASSTGSTPEVQPLKTLQLNKTPLRQSPGLSRSQAHSAAQEKKFDLLSDLGGDIFAAPQTAPSTNFANFAHFPSQSGGGVPIPSVSSAVPAQSQTAKCTEDRYAALAELDNELSFSATTGSSVQGAVFGPVLSSSPAQNQPVMASMQPGFGAVPSTNPFVAAAIASDMASNPFQTNGRGPVAASFGTGSMSMPAGFGNASSYCLPTSFSGNFQQQFPGQAPIPYSQPGAYHPQSNGPAFPVYSQNKPSITPFGQPMAVPGMSNNPFMAGPPAGPFPSGGSSTNPFL
- the agfg1b gene encoding arf-GAP domain and FG repeat-containing protein 1b isoform X1, whose amino-acid sequence is MATSAKRKQEETHLKMLREMTSLPANRKCFDCDQRGPTYVNMTVGSFVCTTCSGILRGLNPPHRVKSISMTTFTQQEIEFLQKHGNEVCKHIWLGLYDDRTSVVPDFREPQKVKEFLQEKYEKKRWYVPPDQARAVASVQASVSGSSASSTGSTPEVQPLKTLQLNKTPLRQSPGLSRSQAHSAAQEKKFDLLSDLGGDIFAAPQTAPSTNFANFAHFPSQSARQGNSNTNFANFEAFGNTSISSHLSTSPPSKSFSSGGGVPIPSVSSAVPAQSQTAKCTEDRYAALAELDNELSFSATTGSSVQGAVFGPVLSSSPAQNQPVMASMQPGFGAVPSTNPFVAAAIASDMASNPFQTNGRGPVAASFGTGSMSMPAGFGNASSYCLPTSFSGNFQQQFPGQAPIPYSQPGAYHPQSNGPAFPVYSQNKPSITPFGQPMAVPGMSNNPFMAGPPAGPFPSGGSSTNPFL